The DNA region gtaagagtaataattgtttttgattAAATTCTCTTTGAATCTTTGATGCCAATTTGTCACTTTAAACTCGATCtgtttaatcattttttttattgtaaagtaaaaataataattgtttttgattAAATTCTCTGTGAATCTTTGATGGTAGATAGAGAGGGATGTattatatagagagaaagaaacacacAATCATGCcaatttatcattttaaatgaatgaatatacagtatatggcaaaatagataattttagaataatagATTCcctaaatatgtttttttttgggtgaaaatTCCCTGATTATGTTGAATACTGTTTTTGGTAAGTGCATACGGTGAATATAAATTgcataaattttgaattttccatCATCGGCAAAATGTGATAATTCTATTTTCATAACTGTTagaactataaaataaaacccttcatattttatatgaatttcaattgatttgataatttttaacccttttattgttttaaatttccaagttcaaaattttaaacttataaatCTATCAAGCCCAAACCAGAATTCAACTCGATCTGTTAACCTTTTAAACCAAGGATAATAAACTGAAGTACTGAACCTAAAAAAGCATAAAAGTATTGTGTATACTgtatcatcaattcatcatgtTCATTgtataaattatgtaatttgAAAGTCCTAGAGTGTCAAAAATGTGTTTTGTTACCTGAAGGATGAAGGCTACATGGGTATTCCAAAAGACACTGTGATTGCTGATCTCTGGAGACAAGGAGGTTGGAGACTTCCCCCAGCTAGATCGGATCGCCAATTAACTTTTCAAATGGAACTAACAGCTATTGAGCTCTCCGACAATCCTGATACTTATTCATGGTGGATAAATGATCAATTCAGAGATAGTCACTCAATAGGAAAAATTTATAAGGCTATTAAGGGTTCACTGCAAGTTGTTTCTTGGCATAAAATAGTGTGGTGTTCTGGGGGAGTCCCGAAACACAATTTTCTCATCTGGCTATTTGTGCTGAATCGCTGTCCCACACGGGATCGATTAAGGAATTGGGGTTTACAGGTTGATCAAAATTGTCTCCTTTGTGGTTCGGCTGCTGAGAGTCGTGACCATCTTTTCTTCGAGTGTTCATTCAGCAGAAATATATGGGACTCCATTTCTCGTCGTTGCTCGTTCACCCCCTCCGAATCCTGGATGCAAACTCTAAACTGCTTAACCACTTACAGGGGTTCTCGTGCTGCAAAGAAACTTCTCTTACTCGCCTGGCAAGCCATGATCTACACCCTATGGACTGAGAGAAATCAACGTCTTCACCGTAGTAGCTTTAAAACTGAAAGTCTCCTACTTGTGGAATCTCATCATTGATTAATCCTTTGCAAGGAATCAAGTGTAAGAATCAGAAgatggagaaaagaagaagagatgtagAAGTGTTGTGtcgtggaggaagaagaagaaataagtaAAAGGCTTTGGGCCAGAAGTTAATGAAggcctatatatatgttaacggGTTAGTTGTTGTATTTTGTGTTGGTGAAATGAAACAATTAAGATAAGCTATCTAGAAGATAAGATGtagtataaatatgttttttgtgtgtgtaagaACACTTTAAGCAAGTAAGAAGTAAAAAGGTTAAAAGTGGCTGCTTCTAGATCTATttccaacatggtatcagagctacaTGGTCTTGGTGGCCTTGAAGCTTGAAGATCTGCACAAAGAAATCAAAGGCACAAGCTGGTTCATTAGAACACATcagaaaggaagaaaagagaaagaaaagaaaaggtaacatcaaaaatcagtttttaaGTAGAAATGCAGAACTCACTAGTGGTTCCAGTGTGTGATGGGAATAACTATAGCTTATGGGTCATTAAGATGAAGGCAATCCTTAAGTCTAAGGGGTTGTGGAAGATAGTAACTAAGGGAATTACAGAATCACCTAAGCTAGCTACACCTGTACAAGATGAGAGAAAGAAATTAGGGGAGTGGGAGGAACTTGAAATGAAAGACCAAACAGCCTTGCAACTATTGTTCAGTGCTGTTACTGAAGAAATTTTCCGCACTTACCTGTCGGTGACTGAAACGTCAAGAGAAGCATGGGAAGTGTTGAAGCTGAGGTTTCAAGGAGACTCAAAAGGTTCCATGATAATGCTGCAGAGACTAAGGGCCAACTTTTACAACCTGAAACAAGATGAGAGAGTGACAATTGTAGATTTCACTAAGAAAGTAGTGGAGCTGGGAAATGAAATGAGAACTCATGGAGAAGTGTTACCTGAGAGCATGATTGTCTCCAAGATATTGTGCTCCTTGCAAGAGAGGTTTGACTCATATGTGGGTGTTATAGAGCAGACAAAAGACCTTTCAACTATAACAGTGGCTGAGGTAGTCAATGCCTTACAAGGACAAGAGAAGAGATTAGATGACAGAAATGGTGGAAATGCAGAAGGTGCATTTGCAGCAAGGTTTCAGAAATTCAAAAATGTTCAAAATGTGCAGGACACGTTCAGGTCAGAATCATCTCAGTCAAAGTGGTGTAGCATATGCAGGAAAAACAATCACAGTGAGGAAGAATGCtactacaacaaaaacaagataacaAACGCACAACAAAACATGCAATTCAGACCTAGAGGAAGTTGCTTTGTGTGTGGAAAGGTGGGACACTATGCTAGAGACTGCAGACTCAAACACAATCAAACCCAGATGCAAGCTCAAGCAGAACAACAAAGTCAAGCAACAATGAACAGACAAGACCAAGATCAAGACAACCAAGAAGAAGGGTTGTTTACAGCAACTCATGACCAAATCACAAATAATGCAAATATCTGGTTGATTGACAGCGGAGCGACATGTCACATGGCTAGAGAAGAAAGTTGGTTCTCACAGTTGAACAAAAGCACTAGGAAACGGGTGAGTTTATGTAGTGGTGATGCTATGCAAGCCAAAGGAAAGGGTACGGTCACAGTGATGACTGAAACGGGAAAAAGGGCTATAAGGGATGTCCTCTTTGTGCCTAGCTTGGCACACAACTATCTAAGTGTTCCTCAACTAACGAACAATGGCTATGGGATTATGTTCAATGGATCAGGATGCACAATCACTAATCAAGAAGGGAAGAAGCTATTTGAAACACCCATGAAAGATGGATGCTATTCAATTGAGTTTCAAAAGTTGAATAATGAAAAACAGCAAGGAGAGACATCACAAAAGAAGATAGAGACTAGACATGGGGGTCATGGTGGAGTCTATGAAAATGTTGAATCTGAGCGCCTACAGGAAAATGAAGAACAATTGTCTTAGTGTGTGGTTGAAGAAGTAACAGGTTCCACAATGGACCAGGACATTCAAGTAGGAGAATCAAGCAATATGCAACAATGCTACAATTACAATGAGTGGGTTCAGAGGATGACATACCAAGCGGTTGAACATCCAATGAAAGAGAATGATGGTGAAGTTGGTTGTATAGAGCCTGCGACCactaaacaaagagagaaggtTGAAGAAACCAAGGCGATAAGTCAGAACGTGGAGAACCACAAACGATTGCTGGAAGTTGAAAAAGAACTAGCAGACAACAGCTTAGCTGAGAACCAAGGAAAGAATAACTCACCGAGTATGGCTGAGCTGCTAGACCAATACGCTGCTCACGTgaatacaaagaaaacaaatgtaagGTTGCACACTGCCATTGGAGAGGTTCGAGATGTTGAGAAAGCAGAGTTGAGAAAATCCTTACTGAAAAATGACCGAATTGAGGAAGAGCAACTGAAGGTTTATTCAGAACAAGGAAAAGCAGTAGAGATTGATAAGAGAGAGTTTCAAGTTGGTGACTCTGGAAAAGACCCATCTCACATGAAACTCCAAAAGGCTAAGACTCAAATCCCACTCCAGCTCAAACAATGTATGAGTGAAAAGCAGAGAGAATCAAGGATTAAACCTGAAGTGTATGGACCAGAGATCATCACATCTGATGAGGGAGATGGAGATTGTGTGAAGGTTGCTGCAGACAGATACCTGCAGGAGAAAGAGTTAAATTATttcaagagagagaagaagaaaataaagaatctgGAGAAGAATCGGATTCAAAGGGAAAATCAGAAGGAAAGCAAGAGGAAGACTCGAGGtatgaaaaagaaggagaagagggagagaaaaaagaagaacccAAGCTCACGACACTCACATGAAATGGAGATTGATGCTTGGACTTGCAATGAAACCAatatgcagaagaagaaaactgagATTGCAGAACCACATGACAAGCACATGGGACCTGTCatgatgagaaacaaatcagaaaCTGGGTTAAACTCAATCATGGTTGATAAGGTAAAGAATGAAGTaatgagagagaaaggaaaattaCTTATGAGTTTTGTAGATCTCGACAAGAGGATTCATTCAaaggacaagaagaagatcgatGCCCAGAATCACTCAGAGGAGTACATGCAGTACAAGAGAACGGTTCAGACCTCAGCAAAAATTGACGAGAGCCATGGAGGGGTTAAGTCAATAAGCTGATCCGGCAAAATAGTGAATGAGATCAAATCTGAGAGGATCAAGATGACGAGGGAGCAGGAGAACTTATCAGTGAGTTACGCTGATGTTGTTAAAGGTATAAGTTCAGGTACTAAGGACATCAACCGAGTTGGACAAGAAGTGGTAGAGATCAAACCCATAAATGTGAATCTGAGAATTTTGGGGATTAATCATAAGATGAGAGAGGGAGTGTTGGAATCTCATCATTGATTAATCCTTTGCAAGGAATCAAGTGTAAGAATCAGAAgatggagaaaagaagaagaggaagaagcgtaagaagaagaagaagagatgtagAAGTGTTGTGtcgtggaggaagaagaagaaataagtaAAAGGCTTTGGGCCAGAAGTTAATGAAggcctatatatatgttaatgggTTAGTTGTTGTATTTTGTGTTGGTGAAATGAAACAATTAAGATAAGCTATCTAGGTTAAGATAAGATGtagtataaatatgttttttgtgtgtgtaagaACACTTTAAGCAAGTAAGAAGTAAAAAGGTTAAAAGTGGCTGCTTCTAGATCTATTTCCAACACTACTTAGCCAAATTGATCGCTTGATGAGGAACAAGGCACTGATCCTCTGAACTACTTCTTCTTTGGTTAGCAGGATCTGCTACTTAATCCGTGAGAGGTGGCTAACCCTAAAAGGAGAAACTTAGGAGATACAGAAGATCTTCGACATTGTCATTGATGGGATGGCATTCAAGCGGTTATCTGCCAACCGTTTTACTGGTTCGATTATGACTGGGTGGTTTAATTCTGATTCACTTTTGGTTCCTCCCTAACTATGGGCTTTAACTaggtgtattttaatttttggttttttttaatgggtttcTAATCATGGACCTTCAAATCTCTAGGCTTTAGCTatgtaaacatttttcttttctgctatttaaatttgaatatcttttaacaaaaaaaaaatgtgttttgtttccataataACGTAAcgttagttaattttaaaacagtagttaattaaagagaaattttaaaacattttattaaaaagattagTAAAAGTAACGGCCAATCACGTTAGCAgctctcttcttcattctcagAGCTACAGATCTCTTATTATTACGAGCGCActttaatattttgtgtttattcCCGAAATACCCCTTTGTTTTTGGATTCctcacctaaaaaaaaatctacccCAAAAATTGCAAATTCAACGACTCGTCTCGGCGATGATGGAGCGAACCTACGGCCGCCGTAAGCCGGGTATTCCGAGGACCTTATCCGACTCTCTTAACGACACCGTTTCGCAGACAGAGTAtctctcttcatcttcgtcGCCGGACATCGAACCTATAGattactctcttcttcctttctccAGTCAAGAGTCTTCCTCTCTTTGGCATTCTTCCTCGAGGTCAAATTTCCGAGATGATTATCCACagaacggaggaggaggagga from Camelina sativa cultivar DH55 chromosome 3, Cs, whole genome shotgun sequence includes:
- the LOC109131029 gene encoding uncharacterized protein LOC109131029: MNPLVEIYKTHKSHVLVMWFCNLSFLLLHIGFIASPSINLHFMYLSAATFTQSPSPSSDVMISGPYTSVRIFSTLLSQHLEPLQWQCATLHLFSLYSREQRIGLAAQPYSWSQALYNQLHHHSLSLDVQPLGAQIQHFHRLHHDPHV